A genome region from Dehalococcoidia bacterium includes the following:
- the casB gene encoding type I-E CRISPR-associated protein Cse2/CasB, giving the protein MTTDTAPAQPPAAAPRLDPQARGLIEQLVALVGKEDRGALAQLRRSAGKEPGEAAGVFQYVVPYVPGRTPHRTDDRSDWIETCRYLVAGLFALHPPALLPNRTVAPMPSDSLGAAFNRMAPRGAGNREAMERRFSQLLVADAEELPDRLRQAISLLRAADQAVDWRWLLADLERWRARDRLVQRRWAQDFWRLPERERDEDEPTANKTPGE; this is encoded by the coding sequence GTGACTACAGACACGGCGCCGGCACAGCCGCCGGCAGCGGCGCCACGGCTGGACCCGCAGGCGCGGGGACTGATCGAGCAGCTTGTCGCGCTCGTGGGGAAGGAGGACCGCGGCGCCCTGGCGCAGCTCCGGCGCTCCGCGGGCAAGGAGCCCGGCGAGGCGGCGGGCGTCTTTCAGTACGTCGTGCCATACGTGCCCGGGCGGACGCCCCACCGCACCGATGACCGGAGCGATTGGATCGAGACCTGCCGCTACCTCGTGGCAGGGCTGTTCGCACTGCACCCGCCCGCGCTGCTGCCGAACCGCACGGTGGCGCCGATGCCAAGCGACTCGCTGGGCGCCGCCTTCAACCGCATGGCGCCCAGGGGCGCGGGCAACCGCGAGGCGATGGAGCGCCGCTTCTCGCAACTGCTGGTGGCCGACGCTGAAGAGCTGCCCGACCGCCTGCGCCAGGCGATCTCGCTGCTGCGCGCTGCCGATCAAGCGGTGGATTGGCGCTGGCTGCTTGCCGACCTGGAGCGCTGGCGAGCGCGCGACCGCCTGGTGCAGCGCCGCTGGGCGCAGGACTTCTGGCGCCTGCCCGAGCGTGAGCGAGACGAGGACGAACCGACGGCAAACAAGACGCCTGGCGAATGA
- the cas7e gene encoding type I-E CRISPR-associated protein Cas7/Cse4/CasC encodes MFVELHILQNFAPSNLNRDDTGAPKSSTFGGISRARISSQSLKRRVREFVKEYGLLSKQNLAERTLRLVDAVTRQLVDLGREEPAARAAVITALDKLGFKTEPTDGDHTQYLLFLGNDEIGRLAEAVHDHFDALTAAQPAAEATAVPAAGGRQRKVQSGARDVPEEVRKALDAVLTTASSAADLAMYGRMLANVPAKNIDAASQVAHAISTHRVSPEFDYFTAVDDLKRREEDAGAGMIGSVEFNSACYYRYSNVDVDQLVRNLDGDAELARRALRAFIEATILAMPDAKQNSFAAQNAPGFVLAVVRDRRQPVSLANAFEAPVLPRAGESLTGLSVMRLARAFEQHERMYAGYSGLVAHWACGAAFEEPEYLQSLTPAAVPSVHDLVQRTNAAAFAEGAVA; translated from the coding sequence GTGTTCGTAGAGCTGCATATTCTGCAGAACTTCGCCCCCAGCAACCTGAACCGCGACGACACCGGCGCCCCCAAGAGCAGCACCTTCGGCGGCATCTCCCGCGCCCGTATCTCCAGCCAATCGCTCAAGCGCCGCGTGCGCGAATTCGTGAAGGAGTACGGCCTGCTTTCCAAGCAGAACCTGGCCGAGCGCACGCTGCGCCTGGTCGACGCGGTGACGCGGCAGCTGGTCGATTTGGGTCGCGAGGAGCCAGCGGCCCGTGCCGCCGTGATCACGGCGCTGGACAAGCTCGGCTTCAAAACCGAACCGACGGACGGCGACCACACGCAGTACCTGCTCTTTCTTGGCAATGACGAGATCGGGCGGCTGGCCGAGGCGGTGCACGACCACTTCGACGCTCTGACCGCCGCTCAGCCTGCAGCCGAGGCCACCGCCGTGCCCGCGGCCGGTGGCCGGCAGCGCAAGGTGCAGAGCGGCGCCAGGGATGTGCCGGAAGAGGTGCGAAAGGCGCTGGACGCCGTGCTGACTACGGCGAGCTCGGCCGCGGACCTGGCGATGTACGGCCGCATGCTGGCGAACGTGCCGGCGAAGAACATCGACGCTGCCTCGCAGGTGGCGCACGCGATCAGCACGCACCGCGTCAGCCCTGAGTTCGACTACTTCACCGCCGTGGACGACCTGAAGCGGCGGGAGGAGGACGCCGGCGCCGGCATGATCGGCAGCGTCGAGTTCAACTCCGCCTGCTACTACCGCTACAGCAACGTGGACGTTGACCAGCTCGTCCGCAACCTCGACGGCGACGCGGAGCTGGCGCGCCGCGCCCTGCGCGCCTTCATCGAGGCAACGATCCTCGCCATGCCCGACGCGAAGCAGAACAGCTTCGCCGCGCAGAACGCGCCCGGCTTTGTGCTGGCGGTAGTGCGCGACCGCCGGCAGCCCGTCTCGCTGGCCAACGCCTTCGAGGCGCCCGTGCTGCCGCGGGCTGGCGAATCGCTGACCGGCCTCTCTGTCATGCGACTGGCACGCGCTTTCGAGCAGCACGAGCGCATGTACGCCGGCTACAGCGGCCTGGTGGCGCACTGGGCCTGCGGCGCCGCCTTCGAGGAGCCGGAGTATCTGCAGAGCCTCACCCCGGCCGCCGTGCCTTCCGTGCACGATCTGGTCCAGCGCACGAACGCGGCCGCCTTCGCGGAGGGAGCCGTCGCATGA
- the cas5e gene encoding type I-E CRISPR-associated protein Cas5/CasD, with translation MTSLLLRLDGPMQAWGIASRFGTRDTGREPSKSGVIGLLCAALGKPRVERPDDGFPTLAALSRLRMGVRVDREGIVQRDFHTVGGSAGSGGADVVSSRFYLADARFLVCLEGDDTALLHRLDAALAQPVWQLCLGRKAFAPAAPVWLAGGLSEAQLVEALRGYPPLAGRREPAGLLRFVIEDAAGEAVRQDVPLSFNPATRRFALRRVRTELLEPAAAGVAAGEQEE, from the coding sequence ATGACCTCGTTGCTGCTGCGGCTGGACGGCCCCATGCAGGCCTGGGGAATCGCGAGTCGCTTCGGCACACGCGACACCGGCCGCGAACCATCCAAGTCTGGCGTCATCGGCCTGCTCTGTGCGGCGCTGGGCAAGCCGCGCGTCGAGCGGCCGGACGACGGCTTCCCCACCCTGGCCGCACTCTCGCGCCTGCGCATGGGTGTACGTGTGGATCGCGAGGGGATCGTGCAGCGCGACTTTCATACCGTGGGCGGCTCAGCGGGAAGCGGCGGCGCCGACGTGGTTTCATCTCGCTTCTACCTCGCGGACGCGCGCTTTCTCGTATGCCTGGAAGGTGATGATACGGCGCTGCTGCACCGGCTCGATGCGGCGCTGGCACAACCCGTCTGGCAGCTCTGCCTCGGCCGGAAGGCGTTCGCGCCCGCCGCGCCGGTGTGGCTGGCCGGCGGGCTCTCCGAAGCGCAGCTCGTGGAGGCGCTGCGTGGCTACCCGCCGCTGGCCGGTCGGCGCGAGCCTGCCGGGCTGCTGCGATTCGTGATCGAGGATGCCGCGGGCGAGGCGGTGCGCCAGGACGTGCCGCTCTCGTTCAACCCGGCCACCCGGCGTTTCGCCCTGCGCCGGGTGCGGACGGAGTTGCTGGAGCCGGCGGCCGCTGGCGTGGCGGCTGGCGAACAGGAGGAGTAG
- the cas6e gene encoding type I-E CRISPR-associated protein Cas6/Cse3/CasE codes for MYLSRLLLNARDYQVRCDLANCQELHRTLLSAFPTAGGSRAEAGLLFRLEEGERSAPLVIAQSRGRPDWERLRVRSPAYLLGVPPLGWDCKDVASAYASVQTGMQLRFRLRANPTRKVDTKSGPDGARRNGRRTVLTGADQKLDWLRRKAEAGGFRLCSVHSSDAGVPAVDVRPQDDVLGWRSAGEQRNRLVFGAVLFEGVLEVTDAERFREALRDGIGSGKAYGFGLLSIAPA; via the coding sequence GTGTATCTCTCCAGGCTGCTGCTGAACGCGCGCGACTACCAGGTGCGGTGCGACCTGGCCAACTGCCAGGAACTGCACCGCACCTTGCTCTCGGCCTTTCCGACCGCGGGCGGCAGCCGCGCCGAGGCGGGGCTGCTCTTTCGGCTTGAGGAGGGCGAGCGATCGGCGCCGCTGGTGATCGCGCAGTCGCGCGGCCGGCCGGACTGGGAGCGACTGCGCGTGCGCTCGCCGGCCTACCTGCTCGGCGTTCCCCCGCTCGGCTGGGACTGCAAGGACGTGGCGAGCGCATACGCGTCCGTTCAAACGGGGATGCAGTTGCGCTTCCGGCTGCGGGCCAATCCGACGCGCAAGGTCGATACGAAGAGCGGACCCGACGGAGCGCGCCGCAACGGCCGGCGCACCGTGCTTACGGGTGCGGACCAGAAGCTCGACTGGCTGCGGCGCAAAGCGGAGGCCGGCGGCTTTCGCCTGTGCAGCGTGCACAGCAGCGACGCGGGCGTGCCGGCCGTCGATGTGCGCCCGCAGGACGATGTATTGGGCTGGCGCTCCGCCGGTGAGCAGCGGAATCGGCTGGTGTTCGGCGCCGTCCTCTTCGAAGGCGTACTCGAAGTCACCGACGCCGAGCGCTTCCGCGAAGCGCTGCGCGATGGCATCGGCTCGGGTAAGGCCTACGGCTTCGGTCTGCTCTCTATCGCACCCGCGTAG
- the cas1e gene encoding type I-E CRISPR-associated endonuclease Cas1e has product MKDLHTLPKVRDSWSYLYVEHCRIDQEAKAIALHDKHGVVPVPCATLTTLMLGPGTTITHAAVRALADNGCLIVWTGEEGVRLYAQGLGETRSARRFLWQARLCSDPPLRLRVVRRLYEMRFAEPLDPDQTLQQLRGREGVRVREAYARASRETGVPWSGRAFRRDNWGASDPVNRALSAANSCLYGVCQAAILSGGYSPALGFIHTGKMLSFVYDVADLYKADVTIPLAFQTAGAAAAGVETSVRKACRDAFKSSRLLQRILPDIDRVLGVEEAEESAFDADEALPGGLWDPEQGEVAGGVNWDDEGAAAPPTG; this is encoded by the coding sequence ATGAAAGACCTGCACACCCTGCCCAAAGTGCGCGACAGCTGGAGCTACCTCTACGTCGAGCACTGCCGCATCGACCAGGAGGCGAAGGCCATCGCCCTGCACGACAAGCACGGTGTCGTGCCCGTGCCCTGCGCTACGCTCACCACCCTCATGCTCGGTCCCGGCACCACGATCACCCACGCCGCCGTGCGGGCGCTCGCCGACAACGGCTGTCTCATCGTCTGGACGGGTGAAGAAGGGGTCCGCCTCTACGCGCAGGGGCTGGGCGAAACACGCTCGGCGCGACGCTTTCTCTGGCAGGCGCGCCTTTGCTCCGATCCGCCCTTGCGCCTGCGTGTCGTGCGCCGGCTCTACGAGATGCGCTTTGCAGAGCCGCTGGATCCCGATCAGACGCTTCAGCAACTGCGCGGGCGCGAAGGCGTCCGCGTGCGCGAGGCGTACGCACGGGCCAGTCGCGAGACCGGCGTGCCCTGGAGTGGCCGTGCCTTCCGGCGGGACAATTGGGGTGCGTCCGATCCGGTGAATCGGGCGCTGTCGGCGGCGAACTCCTGTCTCTACGGCGTCTGCCAGGCGGCGATCCTCTCCGGCGGCTACTCGCCGGCACTGGGCTTCATCCATACCGGCAAGATGCTGAGCTTTGTCTACGACGTCGCCGACCTTTACAAGGCTGATGTTACGATTCCGCTCGCCTTCCAGACAGCCGGCGCGGCGGCAGCCGGGGTCGAGACCTCGGTGCGCAAAGCCTGCCGCGACGCGTTCAAGTCCTCGCGCCTGCTGCAGCGCATCCTGCCCGACATCGACCGTGTCCTCGGCGTCGAGGAAGCGGAGGAGTCTGCATTCGACGCCGACGAAGCATTGCCCGGCGGTCTCTGGGATCCGGAGCAGGGCGAAGTCGCCGGCGGCGTGAACTGGGACGATGAGGGCGCTGCGGCGCCGCCGACGGGTTGA
- the cas2e gene encoding type I-E CRISPR-associated endoribonuclease Cas2e translates to MMVLILERVPVSLRGELTRWLLEVRAGVFVGDVSALVREKLWELVEQRAREGAAVLVHNADSEQSFALRLHGEPSRDIAEYDGLYLVRKR, encoded by the coding sequence ATGATGGTCTTAATCCTGGAACGGGTGCCGGTGTCCCTGCGCGGCGAGCTGACGCGTTGGCTGCTGGAAGTGCGGGCTGGCGTCTTTGTCGGCGATGTTTCGGCGCTGGTGCGCGAGAAGCTGTGGGAGCTCGTCGAACAGCGCGCGCGTGAGGGCGCCGCCGTGCTGGTGCATAACGCCGACAGCGAGCAAAGCTTTGCCCTGCGCCTGCACGGCGAGCCTTCGCGAGACATCGCCGAGTACGACGGCCTCTACCTCGTCCGCAAGCGGTAA
- a CDS encoding MarR family transcriptional regulator, with protein sequence MSDDDPRVPASLGRFVERVGLYFEEFGLPRIAGRLFGLLLVADEPLSLEQAATMLHVSRASVSTNARLVVRSGLVERVSLPGDRRDYYVFGDRSWEAFIETDMKAAVTLREFADDALAGLGPAEAPAKARLEAVAGFFDFYNAELTAILEHWRARAAGQQARQAPPNGRRGRSTQPATRVDR encoded by the coding sequence ATGAGCGACGACGACCCCCGCGTGCCGGCCAGCCTGGGTCGCTTCGTCGAGCGGGTGGGGCTGTACTTCGAGGAGTTCGGCCTGCCCCGCATCGCCGGCCGCCTCTTCGGGCTGCTGCTGGTGGCCGACGAACCGCTTTCGCTCGAACAGGCCGCCACCATGCTGCACGTCAGCCGCGCCTCCGTCAGCACCAACGCCCGGCTGGTGGTGAGGAGCGGCCTGGTCGAACGGGTCAGCCTGCCCGGCGACCGCCGCGACTACTACGTGTTCGGCGACCGTAGCTGGGAGGCCTTCATCGAAACCGATATGAAGGCGGCCGTGACGCTGCGCGAGTTCGCCGATGACGCCCTCGCCGGCCTCGGCCCGGCCGAGGCGCCGGCAAAGGCGCGCCTGGAGGCCGTCGCCGGCTTCTTTGACTTCTACAACGCCGAGCTCACCGCGATTCTCGAGCACTGGCGCGCCCGCGCCGCCGGGCAGCAGGCGCGGCAGGCGCCGCCAAACGGGCGACGCGGCCGATCGACACAGCCCGCAACGCGCGTCGACCGCTGA
- a CDS encoding ABC transporter ATP-binding protein, with the protein MSANFGSSPAAVVSTEKPGLDRGAPRHAAAASEPIRALGLSKRYGETLAVDRLDLHVQPGEVYGFLGPNGAGKTTTIRMLLGLHRPSAGSAALFGIDAWRDPVAAHRRVAYVAGEPTLWPQLTAEETLVFLARMHGTVDGAYRDLLVKRFELELNKKLRALSKGNRQKVQLIAALATRADLLILDEPTSGLDPLMEVAFRESVREAKARGQAVFLSSHILSEVEALCDRVGILRRGRLVDEGTLDQLRHLSTETIDVTFAGPAPQIGPLAGVTIERSGANTLRCAVGGSVAPLIAALAGTNVVALHSREPSLEEIFLHYYGGVSDEHSA; encoded by the coding sequence ATGTCGGCGAATTTCGGCAGCAGCCCCGCCGCCGTTGTCAGCACGGAGAAGCCGGGCCTGGACCGCGGCGCCCCACGCCACGCGGCCGCGGCGTCCGAGCCGATCCGCGCGCTCGGCCTCAGCAAGCGCTACGGCGAGACGCTCGCCGTCGACCGGCTCGACCTGCACGTGCAACCCGGCGAGGTCTACGGCTTCCTCGGCCCCAACGGCGCCGGCAAGACCACCACGATCCGCATGCTGCTCGGCCTGCACCGGCCCAGCGCCGGCAGCGCCGCGCTGTTCGGCATCGACGCCTGGCGCGACCCGGTGGCGGCGCACCGCCGCGTCGCCTACGTGGCCGGCGAGCCGACGCTGTGGCCGCAGCTCACCGCGGAGGAGACGTTGGTTTTCCTCGCCCGCATGCACGGCACGGTGGACGGCGCCTACCGCGACCTGCTGGTCAAGCGCTTCGAGCTGGAGCTGAACAAGAAGCTGCGCGCCCTCTCCAAGGGCAACCGCCAGAAGGTGCAGCTGATCGCGGCGCTGGCCACGCGCGCCGACCTGCTGATCCTCGACGAGCCGACCAGCGGCCTCGATCCGCTGATGGAGGTCGCCTTCCGCGAGTCGGTGCGCGAGGCGAAGGCGCGCGGCCAGGCCGTCTTCCTCTCCTCGCACATCCTCAGCGAGGTCGAGGCGCTCTGCGACCGGGTCGGCATTCTGCGCCGCGGCCGGCTGGTGGACGAGGGCACGCTGGACCAGTTGCGCCACCTGAGCACGGAGACGATCGACGTGACCTTCGCCGGGCCGGCGCCGCAGATCGGCCCGCTCGCCGGCGTCACGATCGAGCGCTCCGGTGCGAACACGCTGCGCTGCGCCGTGGGCGGCAGCGTGGCGCCGCTGATCGCCGCGCTCGCCGGCACGAACGTCGTGGCGCTGCATAGCCGCGAACCCTCGCTCGAAGAGATCTTCCTGCACTACTACGGAGGCGTGAGCGATGAGCACTCCGCGTAG